In Spinacia oleracea cultivar Varoflay chromosome 5, BTI_SOV_V1, whole genome shotgun sequence, a single window of DNA contains:
- the LOC110774804 gene encoding uncharacterized protein isoform X3: protein MSYPGSQQHFGLSDLQLLQQQLMLARLQELQKRQQFGQLGDGKPSTSLNNMPLYGKPASGGQIPNLGSGTPFKASNMVSSSNLNWMHPNASSSMQGITRGSTYSHGEGLMMDPSLQQPNISFYGTPLASGRGNSGPYSSMQGVPHSSVYMLSVNSNEKPVSPVPEFANPFSGDNPSVSPGQGHSVDRSFLLRQGFQERGLVGQASAQTLNTGMSSQNFLHGKIDTHPKGYSRTGGHPSGSRFEQEQTKQTNDSRGTAILDPLEEKFLFDTEGSGWDTSFSKLAAIDTAEFVSTCHRESMNSFSSMQSGSWSALMQSAVAEASSSDAGIQEELSGLSFQNTDSSIGKQPSNLRAPSSSVGTMTFCKNADLSQGSRNSALSTSGMIRNDYEFVQQAVDSHNYMHVYDDTDQKDYKSMGHDHQSSSNPMAVDALYKRAAEIYGNQNRYQAENSCDSYNSKVSQADHACLNAEDSESSARSSHKSQNQALCVSSPGANSQQECFSHLKSSDAFPTHNDSLMKGKPKLPAEAFSKGSPASDMSASFESQNTSGHNKASQTRDHRSTMHVGFNISQAESQVLDIPKISVSQGGANPDKFSFQSSMPGDSSLGSLGNGQRGQTWWTPSSYGNSFPPLQRASLSQGCSGKNIFAKTTIETSNLKSESNSLEGLFSGPLHVSNRPDGKHISKVSETSVPIQRTFPEMTQQISLSDFLPTQDGYPLKNVSSFGHEYTASGASPVTQSTVIQGMYRQGVKPFNVWRDVPCQKNMIDMSSLVGVTSRSLAMVKDSPHEQKASITETADVLKGHESAEKYLSILTDASAYAESSINQQGYPNSGLVQKSSSGITLSTLPTYSQPELLHNMGNIKQQEKICDADFNKVDYNSSSLYNLNKYRITDFPGQQPLYEMHEQAKNTVGSQFDSCSSRHTITPSLSSGARSSMMEISSEPSSLQYVYPHKVPVFAQGYSNGNNIISDRVRHMQNEYMKNRQILSLYDSATLYSIKAPESLQLNGTITHVNGIPAGRKCSIVPGLVNQMVTCEQPLPSSVVPADANVSLDLSKIKKRKTTMYDCLPWHKEVMKTLQVLPDISTSEQEWAEVTNRLIEKCIDEGERNEWEMRPSIRAKRRLISTTKLMQLVFRPPSPTVLSVNASVEYEIVTYSITKLALADACSLANKTRTDYNIPHEFGNIVAARNKNGRIADCLSDKATELFKRTEELETHIDRLSKGISVADVLVECQELEKFCVTNHFARYHSRVPDPGASDSASSLTGVASVRPFLQRYVSAVPLPPKLPEGVQCLSL from the exons ATGTCATATCCTGGGTCACAGCAGCATTTTGGACTCAGTGACTTGCAACTTCTACAGCAGCAGCTTATGCTTGCACGGTTACAGGAACTTCAGAAACGACAGCAATTTGGGCAGTTAGGTGATGGAAAGCCATCAACCTCTTTAAATAATATGCCCCTATATGGTAAACCTGCTTCAGGTGGTCAAATCCCAAACCTAGGCAGTGGAACACCTTTTAAAGCATCAAACATGGTTTCGTCCAGTAATCTGAACTGGATGCATCCCAATGCCTCTTCATCTATGCAAGGAATAACCCGAGGTTCCACATATTCCCATGGTGAAGGGCTAATGATGGATCCCTCTTTGCAACAGCCTAATATATCTTTCTATGGAACACCTTTAGCTAGTGGGCGAGGCAATTCGGGACCGTATTCATCGATGCAAGGAGTACCACATAGCTCTGTCTATATGCTCTCTGTTAATTCAAATGAGAAGCCTGTCTCACCAGTGCCAGAATTTGCTAATCCGTTCTCGGGTGATAATCCTTCTGTTTCTCCGGGTCAAGGTCATTCTGTGGACAGGTCTTTCTTGCTAAGGCAAGGGTTCCAGGAAAGAGGTTTAGTAGGTCAAGCTTCTGCTCAGACGTTAAATACTGGAATGTCTTCACAAAATTTCCTGCACGGGAAAATAGATACCCATCCAAAAGGATACAGCAGAACAGGTGGACATCCAAGTGGCTCTAGATTCGAGCAAGAACAAACCAAACAAACTAATGATTCTCGAGGTACTGCTATATTGGATCCTCTAGAAGAGAAGTTCTTGTTTGATACAGAGGGCAGCGGCTGGGACACTTCTTTCAGCAAGCTTGCTGCCATAGATACTGCAGAATTTGTGAGTACTTGTCATAGAGAAAGTATGAATTCATTTTCTTCTATGCAAAGCGGAAGCTGGAGTGCTCTTATGCAGTCTGCTGTTGCTGAGGCTTCTAGCAGTGACGCTGGTATACAGGAAGAGTTGAGTGGTTTAAGTTTTCAGAACACAGACTCATCCATCGGAAAACAACCATCAAATCTGAGAGCTCCTTCATCATCTGTTGGCACCATG ACTTTCTGCAAGAATGCAGATCTTTCTCAGGGAAGCAGAAATTCTGCTCTTTCAACGTCAGGCATGATCAGAAATGATTATGAGTTCGTTCAGCAGGCAGTTGACAGTCATAATTACATGCATGTGTACGATGATACTGATCAGAAAGATTACAAAAGCATGGGGCATGACCACCAGTCAAGTAGTAACCCCATGGCTGTTGATGCACTTTATAAAAGAGCAGCTGAAATATATGGAAATCAAAACCGCTATCAAGCAGAAAATTCATGTGACAGCTACAATTCTAAAGTATCACAAGCAGATCATGCATGCTTGAATGCGGAAGACTCTGAATCTTCTGCAAGGAGCAGCCACAAATCACAAAACCAG GCCCTGTGCGTATCCTCCCCTGGAGCTAACAGTCAGCAAGAGTGTTTTAGCCACTTAAAGTCCAGCGATGCATTTCCTACACATAATGATTCTTTGATGAAG GGGAAGCCAAAGTTGCCAGCTGAAGCATTTTCAAAAGGCAGTCCAGCATCTGACATGTCTGCTTCTTTTGAGAG TCAAAATACATCCGGGCATAACAAGGCAAGCCAAACCAGGGATCATAGAAGTACAATGCACGTGGGTTTCAATATCAGTCAGGCAGAGTCCCAGGTACTGGATATACCAAAAATCTCAGTTTCTCAGGGGGGAGCCAATCCAgacaaattttcctttcaaaGCTCCATGCCAGGGGATTCTAGTCTTGGTAGTTTGGGAAATGGACAAAGAGGTCAAACATGGTGGACACCCTCATCTTATGGGAATTCTTTTCCTCCGTTGCAAAGAGCTTCTCTATCACAAGGTTGCAGTGGCAAGAACATTTTTGCAAAGACTACAATTGAAACCTCAAACTTAAAAAGTGAGAGTAACTCCCTTGAAGGTTTATTTTCTGGTCCTCTGCATGTGAGCAACCGGCCTGATGGAAAACACATATCTAAAGTTTCTGAAACATCTGTACCAATTCAAAGGACTTTTCCTGAGATGACTCAACAAATATCTTTGTCTGATTTTCTCCCTACCCAAGATGGTTACCCATTAAAGAATGTCAGTTCTTTTGGCCATGAGTATACTGCCTCAGGAGCCTCTCCAGTCACACAGTCGACAGTTATACAAGGTATGTATCGTCAGGGTGTGAAACCTTTTAATGTATGGAGGGATGTGCCATGTCAGAAGAACATGATAG ATATGTCATCGTTGGTTGGTGTAACTTCCAGGAGTTTAGCAATGGTCAAAGATAGTCCTCATGAGCAAAAGGCGTCAATAACTGAGACTGCTGATGTTCTTAAAGGTCATGAATCTGCAGAGAAGTACCTCAGTATCTTAACTGATGCATCGGCTTATGCGGAAAGTTCTATAAACCAGCAGGGCTACCCTAATAGTGGGCTGGTTCAGAAGAGTTCCTCTGGGATAACCTTAAGTACTCTTCCCACCTATAGCCAACCTGAACTATTACATAATATGGGTAACATCAAGCAGCAAGAAAAGATCTGTGATGCTGATTTTAATAAGGTGGACTACAATTCATCTTCTCTATACAACCTAAATAAGTACAGGATTACTGATTTCCCAGGGCAACAACCACTGTATGAAATGCATGAACAGGCCAAAAATACTGTTGGCAGTCAATTTGATTCATGTTCATCTCGCCACACTATCACCCCTTCTTTGTCTTCCGGGGCAAGAAGCAGCATGATGGAAATATCTTCAGAACCTTCGTCTTTGCAATATGTATATCCTCATAAGGTGCCTGTCTTTGCCCAGGGTTACTCAAATGGTAACAATATCATATCTGATAGAGTTAGACATATGCAGAATGAATATATGAAAAATAGGCAGATTCTATCTCTGTATGATTCTGCAACCCTTTATTCCATTAAGGCACCTGAGAGTTTGCAATTAAATGGAACTATCACACATGTTAATGGAATTCCAGCTGGCAGAAAATGTAGTATTGTGCCAGGTCTGGTTAATCAGATGGTCACATGTGAACAACCACTACCATCATCTGTGGTTCCTGCAGATGCTAACGTAAGCCTGGATCTTAGTAAAATAAAGAAGCGTAAGACTACCATGTATGACTGCCTTCCCTGgcacaaggaggtgatgaaaaCTCTACAGGTGCTTCCAGATATCAG TACTTCAGAGCAAGAGTGGGCAGAGGTTACGAATCGGCTGATAGAGAAG TGTATAGATGAAGGTGAGAGAAATGAATGGGAAATGCGACCATCTATACGTGCCAAGAGAAGACTCATTTCGACTACAAAGCTCATGCAGCTGGTTTTTCGACCCCCGTCACCAACTGTCCTTTCTGTAAATGCTAGTGTGGAATATGAGATTGTGACATACTCTATTACCAAGTTAGCATTAGCTGATGCATGCAGTTTGGCCAATAAAACAAGGACTGATTATAACATTCCTCATGAATTCGGTAACAT TGTTGCTGCCAGGAACAAAAATGGCAGGATTGCTGATTGCCTTTCTGATAAAGCTACGGAACTTTTTAAGAGAACCGAAGAGTTGGAAACCCATATAGACAG ATTGAGCAAGGGTATTTCAGTTGCAGATGTCCTGGTAGAGTGCCAGGAGCTAGAGAAGTTTTGTGTCACTAACCATTTTGCGAGATACCATAGCCGTGTACCAGACCCAGGGGCAAGTGATTCAGCATCTTCGTTAACTGGTGTGGCATCTGTAAGACCATTCCTTCAGAGATATGTTAGTGCAGTTCCCTTACCCCCGAAATTACCAGAAGGGGTACAATGTCTTTCACTTTGA
- the LOC110774804 gene encoding uncharacterized protein isoform X2, producing MSYPGSQQHFGLSDLQLLQQQLMLARLQELQKRQQFGQLGDGKPSTSLNNMPLYGKPASGGQIPNLGSGTPFKASNMVSSSNLNWMHPNASSSMQGITRGSTYSHGEGLMMDPSLQQPNISFYGTPLASGRGNSGPYSSMQGVPHSSVYMLSVNSNEKPVSPVPEFANPFSGDNPSVSPGQGHSVDRSFLLRQGFQERGLVGQASAQTLNTGMSSQNFLHGKIDTHPKGYSRTGGHPSGSRFEQEQTKQTNDSRGTAILDPLEEKFLFDTEGSGWDTSFSKLAAIDTAEFVSTCHRESMNSFSSMQSGSWSALMQSAVAEASSSDAGIQEELSGLSFQNTDSSIGKQPSNLRAPSSSVGTMLINGTVPAGHPVYNWIGTNDKIFEDLSQGSRNSALSTSGMIRNDYEFVQQAVDSHNYMHVYDDTDQKDYKSMGHDHQSSSNPMAVDALYKRAAEIYGNQNRYQAENSCDSYNSKVSQADHACLNAEDSESSARSSHKSQNQALCVSSPGANSQQECFSHLKSSDAFPTHNDSLMKGKPKLPAEAFSKGSPASDMSASFESQNTSGHNKASQTRDHRSTMHVGFNISQAESQVLDIPKISVSQGGANPDKFSFQSSMPGDSSLGSLGNGQRGQTWWTPSSYGNSFPPLQRASLSQGCSGKNIFAKTTIETSNLKSESNSLEGLFSGPLHVSNRPDGKHISKVSETSVPIQRTFPEMTQQISLSDFLPTQDGYPLKNVSSFGHEYTASGASPVTQSTVIQGMYRQGVKPFNVWRDVPCQKNMIDMSSLVGVTSRSLAMVKDSPHEQKASITETADVLKGHESAEKYLSILTDASAYAESSINQQGYPNSGLVQKSSSGITLSTLPTYSQPELLHNMGNIKQQEKICDADFNKVDYNSSSLYNLNKYRITDFPGQQPLYEMHEQAKNTVGSQFDSCSSRHTITPSLSSGARSSMMEISSEPSSLQYVYPHKVPVFAQGYSNGNNIISDRVRHMQNEYMKNRQILSLYDSATLYSIKAPESLQLNGTITHVNGIPAGRKCSIVPGLVNQMVTCEQPLPSSVVPADANVSLDLSKIKKRKTTMYDCLPWHKEVMKTLQVLPDISTSEQEWAEVTNRLIEKCIDEGERNEWEMRPSIRAKRRLISTTKLMQLVFRPPSPTVLSVNASVEYEIVTYSITKLALADACSLANKTRTDYNIPHEFGNMNKNGRIADCLSDKATELFKRTEELETHIDRLSKGISVADVLVECQELEKFCVTNHFARYHSRVPDPGASDSASSLTGVASVRPFLQRYVSAVPLPPKLPEGVQCLSL from the exons ATGTCATATCCTGGGTCACAGCAGCATTTTGGACTCAGTGACTTGCAACTTCTACAGCAGCAGCTTATGCTTGCACGGTTACAGGAACTTCAGAAACGACAGCAATTTGGGCAGTTAGGTGATGGAAAGCCATCAACCTCTTTAAATAATATGCCCCTATATGGTAAACCTGCTTCAGGTGGTCAAATCCCAAACCTAGGCAGTGGAACACCTTTTAAAGCATCAAACATGGTTTCGTCCAGTAATCTGAACTGGATGCATCCCAATGCCTCTTCATCTATGCAAGGAATAACCCGAGGTTCCACATATTCCCATGGTGAAGGGCTAATGATGGATCCCTCTTTGCAACAGCCTAATATATCTTTCTATGGAACACCTTTAGCTAGTGGGCGAGGCAATTCGGGACCGTATTCATCGATGCAAGGAGTACCACATAGCTCTGTCTATATGCTCTCTGTTAATTCAAATGAGAAGCCTGTCTCACCAGTGCCAGAATTTGCTAATCCGTTCTCGGGTGATAATCCTTCTGTTTCTCCGGGTCAAGGTCATTCTGTGGACAGGTCTTTCTTGCTAAGGCAAGGGTTCCAGGAAAGAGGTTTAGTAGGTCAAGCTTCTGCTCAGACGTTAAATACTGGAATGTCTTCACAAAATTTCCTGCACGGGAAAATAGATACCCATCCAAAAGGATACAGCAGAACAGGTGGACATCCAAGTGGCTCTAGATTCGAGCAAGAACAAACCAAACAAACTAATGATTCTCGAGGTACTGCTATATTGGATCCTCTAGAAGAGAAGTTCTTGTTTGATACAGAGGGCAGCGGCTGGGACACTTCTTTCAGCAAGCTTGCTGCCATAGATACTGCAGAATTTGTGAGTACTTGTCATAGAGAAAGTATGAATTCATTTTCTTCTATGCAAAGCGGAAGCTGGAGTGCTCTTATGCAGTCTGCTGTTGCTGAGGCTTCTAGCAGTGACGCTGGTATACAGGAAGAGTTGAGTGGTTTAAGTTTTCAGAACACAGACTCATCCATCGGAAAACAACCATCAAATCTGAGAGCTCCTTCATCATCTGTTGGCACCATG CTAATAAATGGAACTGTTCCAGCTGGACACCCAGTATATAATTGGATTGGTACGAATGATAAAATTTTTGAAG ATCTTTCTCAGGGAAGCAGAAATTCTGCTCTTTCAACGTCAGGCATGATCAGAAATGATTATGAGTTCGTTCAGCAGGCAGTTGACAGTCATAATTACATGCATGTGTACGATGATACTGATCAGAAAGATTACAAAAGCATGGGGCATGACCACCAGTCAAGTAGTAACCCCATGGCTGTTGATGCACTTTATAAAAGAGCAGCTGAAATATATGGAAATCAAAACCGCTATCAAGCAGAAAATTCATGTGACAGCTACAATTCTAAAGTATCACAAGCAGATCATGCATGCTTGAATGCGGAAGACTCTGAATCTTCTGCAAGGAGCAGCCACAAATCACAAAACCAG GCCCTGTGCGTATCCTCCCCTGGAGCTAACAGTCAGCAAGAGTGTTTTAGCCACTTAAAGTCCAGCGATGCATTTCCTACACATAATGATTCTTTGATGAAG GGGAAGCCAAAGTTGCCAGCTGAAGCATTTTCAAAAGGCAGTCCAGCATCTGACATGTCTGCTTCTTTTGAGAG TCAAAATACATCCGGGCATAACAAGGCAAGCCAAACCAGGGATCATAGAAGTACAATGCACGTGGGTTTCAATATCAGTCAGGCAGAGTCCCAGGTACTGGATATACCAAAAATCTCAGTTTCTCAGGGGGGAGCCAATCCAgacaaattttcctttcaaaGCTCCATGCCAGGGGATTCTAGTCTTGGTAGTTTGGGAAATGGACAAAGAGGTCAAACATGGTGGACACCCTCATCTTATGGGAATTCTTTTCCTCCGTTGCAAAGAGCTTCTCTATCACAAGGTTGCAGTGGCAAGAACATTTTTGCAAAGACTACAATTGAAACCTCAAACTTAAAAAGTGAGAGTAACTCCCTTGAAGGTTTATTTTCTGGTCCTCTGCATGTGAGCAACCGGCCTGATGGAAAACACATATCTAAAGTTTCTGAAACATCTGTACCAATTCAAAGGACTTTTCCTGAGATGACTCAACAAATATCTTTGTCTGATTTTCTCCCTACCCAAGATGGTTACCCATTAAAGAATGTCAGTTCTTTTGGCCATGAGTATACTGCCTCAGGAGCCTCTCCAGTCACACAGTCGACAGTTATACAAGGTATGTATCGTCAGGGTGTGAAACCTTTTAATGTATGGAGGGATGTGCCATGTCAGAAGAACATGATAG ATATGTCATCGTTGGTTGGTGTAACTTCCAGGAGTTTAGCAATGGTCAAAGATAGTCCTCATGAGCAAAAGGCGTCAATAACTGAGACTGCTGATGTTCTTAAAGGTCATGAATCTGCAGAGAAGTACCTCAGTATCTTAACTGATGCATCGGCTTATGCGGAAAGTTCTATAAACCAGCAGGGCTACCCTAATAGTGGGCTGGTTCAGAAGAGTTCCTCTGGGATAACCTTAAGTACTCTTCCCACCTATAGCCAACCTGAACTATTACATAATATGGGTAACATCAAGCAGCAAGAAAAGATCTGTGATGCTGATTTTAATAAGGTGGACTACAATTCATCTTCTCTATACAACCTAAATAAGTACAGGATTACTGATTTCCCAGGGCAACAACCACTGTATGAAATGCATGAACAGGCCAAAAATACTGTTGGCAGTCAATTTGATTCATGTTCATCTCGCCACACTATCACCCCTTCTTTGTCTTCCGGGGCAAGAAGCAGCATGATGGAAATATCTTCAGAACCTTCGTCTTTGCAATATGTATATCCTCATAAGGTGCCTGTCTTTGCCCAGGGTTACTCAAATGGTAACAATATCATATCTGATAGAGTTAGACATATGCAGAATGAATATATGAAAAATAGGCAGATTCTATCTCTGTATGATTCTGCAACCCTTTATTCCATTAAGGCACCTGAGAGTTTGCAATTAAATGGAACTATCACACATGTTAATGGAATTCCAGCTGGCAGAAAATGTAGTATTGTGCCAGGTCTGGTTAATCAGATGGTCACATGTGAACAACCACTACCATCATCTGTGGTTCCTGCAGATGCTAACGTAAGCCTGGATCTTAGTAAAATAAAGAAGCGTAAGACTACCATGTATGACTGCCTTCCCTGgcacaaggaggtgatgaaaaCTCTACAGGTGCTTCCAGATATCAG TACTTCAGAGCAAGAGTGGGCAGAGGTTACGAATCGGCTGATAGAGAAG TGTATAGATGAAGGTGAGAGAAATGAATGGGAAATGCGACCATCTATACGTGCCAAGAGAAGACTCATTTCGACTACAAAGCTCATGCAGCTGGTTTTTCGACCCCCGTCACCAACTGTCCTTTCTGTAAATGCTAGTGTGGAATATGAGATTGTGACATACTCTATTACCAAGTTAGCATTAGCTGATGCATGCAGTTTGGCCAATAAAACAAGGACTGATTATAACATTCCTCATGAATTCGGTAACAT GAACAAAAATGGCAGGATTGCTGATTGCCTTTCTGATAAAGCTACGGAACTTTTTAAGAGAACCGAAGAGTTGGAAACCCATATAGACAG ATTGAGCAAGGGTATTTCAGTTGCAGATGTCCTGGTAGAGTGCCAGGAGCTAGAGAAGTTTTGTGTCACTAACCATTTTGCGAGATACCATAGCCGTGTACCAGACCCAGGGGCAAGTGATTCAGCATCTTCGTTAACTGGTGTGGCATCTGTAAGACCATTCCTTCAGAGATATGTTAGTGCAGTTCCCTTACCCCCGAAATTACCAGAAGGGGTACAATGTCTTTCACTTTGA